The Aulosira sp. FACHB-615 genome includes a window with the following:
- a CDS encoding ribonuclease R family protein, with protein MEFSIATLLANFTDDKLVARKVLEKKLGCEDEDSLEKLHIALDILEKIGILVKERGKYRRVFEEGVIEAKLRCSSKGFCFAIQDVEGAEDIYIRESHLSNAWNGDRVLVRVLKEGSRRRSPEGEVKLILERSNHTLLARIKQVESGFRAVPLDDRLLFELKLQTNGMTFAEAIDHLAHVEVLRYPLAQYPPLGRVVQILGSDAEAAADIDLVTCKHDLSRNFSEAVQEAAAKLPKRILKADIKTRLDLRSLFTLAITGINTDAKLVENALSLEKTNKGWRLGFHIADVSHFIQPDEILDREALKRGRSVYLGDLVLPMLPDTVADRCSLAAGSDRLTLSFLITIDPTSGEVEEWEIQPSVINVDTAINKDKAEAVLSGQPAKESEEVIQLLQNLEGLHQVVKQARLARGSLQLNLPPNQNPYFDEGMLGAVVVNNLTVRSLLTEFTLLVNQLMAEHLSALGIPAIWRVQGAPDPEDVQEMLKLAINLGVELTLDPETDIQPLDYQLLTRAFAESPSEQVLTYLLQDTLKPAAYSTTKGSHFGLALAQYTHCTSPLRRYPDLLLQRVYYRLIEHGRDRRTTRVKDRVNLRHSSSHIEVSWNVLPPELQQELQSDLTRVIIQLNDREKEVQEAEADLAGLQKAQLMKQRIGQVFQGVITGVQSYGFFVEIEVPTTDSPKQKHPSAPLRVEGLVHVSSLKDDWYEYRARQQALFGRKNRASYRLGDRVSVQVKSVDYYRQQIDLVTVGSDGLPKGLGNSSLNDDRDDIYLSRDLEPSDLEAYADDE; from the coding sequence ATGGAATTTTCAATCGCTACACTCCTTGCCAATTTCACCGATGATAAATTGGTAGCTCGGAAAGTTTTAGAAAAGAAACTTGGCTGCGAAGATGAGGATAGTTTAGAAAAGCTGCATATTGCCTTAGATATTCTCGAAAAAATCGGAATTTTAGTCAAAGAACGGGGCAAATATCGCCGCGTCTTTGAAGAAGGGGTGATTGAAGCCAAACTTCGCTGTTCTAGTAAAGGCTTTTGTTTTGCGATTCAAGATGTAGAAGGCGCTGAAGATATCTACATCCGCGAAAGTCATTTAAGTAATGCGTGGAATGGCGATCGCGTTTTGGTAAGAGTTCTCAAAGAAGGCAGTCGGCGGCGCTCTCCCGAAGGCGAAGTTAAGTTAATTTTAGAACGTTCTAATCACACTTTACTAGCCCGAATTAAACAAGTAGAAAGTGGTTTTCGCGCTGTACCTTTAGATGATCGCCTGTTGTTTGAACTCAAGTTGCAAACAAATGGGATGACTTTTGCCGAAGCCATCGACCATCTCGCCCATGTGGAAGTACTGCGTTATCCTTTAGCACAATATCCCCCCCTGGGAAGGGTCGTGCAAATTTTGGGTAGCGATGCGGAAGCCGCCGCCGATATTGATTTGGTGACTTGTAAACATGATTTATCCCGCAATTTTTCCGAAGCGGTACAAGAAGCAGCTGCGAAGTTACCCAAACGCATCCTGAAAGCGGACATCAAAACCAGATTAGATTTACGCAGTTTATTTACCTTGGCAATTACGGGGATCAATACTGATGCCAAGTTAGTAGAAAATGCTTTGAGTTTGGAAAAAACCAACAAAGGTTGGCGTTTAGGCTTTCACATTGCCGATGTTTCTCACTTCATTCAACCTGATGAAATTTTAGACAGAGAAGCCTTGAAGCGCGGACGTTCTGTGTATTTGGGTGATTTAGTCTTGCCTATGTTACCAGACACGGTAGCCGATCGCTGTTCTTTGGCAGCAGGAAGCGATCGCTTGACACTCTCATTCTTAATTACCATCGACCCAACGTCAGGGGAAGTGGAAGAATGGGAAATTCAGCCGAGTGTGATTAATGTTGATACCGCCATCAATAAAGACAAGGCGGAAGCAGTTCTCAGTGGTCAACCTGCTAAGGAATCTGAGGAAGTTATTCAGTTATTGCAAAACCTGGAAGGTTTACACCAAGTCGTCAAACAAGCACGCCTCGCCCGTGGTAGCTTGCAATTAAACTTGCCACCCAATCAAAATCCTTACTTTGATGAAGGAATGTTAGGCGCGGTTGTGGTGAATAATTTAACTGTGCGATCGCTCCTCACAGAGTTTACCCTGTTAGTCAATCAACTCATGGCAGAACATCTCAGTGCATTAGGTATTCCCGCCATTTGGCGAGTCCAAGGCGCACCTGATCCCGAAGATGTCCAAGAAATGCTCAAACTGGCAATTAATTTGGGTGTGGAACTGACATTAGACCCCGAAACGGATATCCAACCCTTAGATTATCAGTTATTAACGCGAGCCTTTGCCGAATCGCCTTCCGAACAGGTGTTAACTTATTTGTTGCAAGACACCCTCAAGCCAGCCGCCTACAGCACCACCAAAGGCAGTCATTTTGGCTTGGCACTAGCGCAATATACCCACTGTACTTCGCCCTTACGCCGCTATCCCGATTTGCTCTTGCAACGAGTTTACTACCGACTGATTGAACATGGACGCGATCGCCGCACTACCCGCGTTAAAGACCGCGTTAACCTGCGTCATTCATCATCCCACATCGAAGTAAGTTGGAACGTCTTACCGCCCGAATTGCAACAGGAACTGCAAAGCGATTTAACCAGGGTCATCATTCAACTCAACGACCGTGAAAAAGAAGTCCAAGAAGCTGAAGCTGACTTGGCAGGGTTGCAAAAAGCCCAACTGATGAAACAACGCATCGGGCAAGTCTTCCAAGGCGTAATTACTGGTGTGCAGTCCTACGGGTTCTTTGTAGAAATTGAAGTCCCAACCACAGACTCGCCCAAACAAAAACATCCCAGTGCGCCATTACGGGTAGAAGGATTAGTCCACGTTAGTTCATTAAAAGATGACTGGTATGAATATCGCGCCAGACAACAAGCCTTGTTTGGTCGAAAAAATCGTGCTTCTTACAGATTAGGCGATCGTGTATCTGTCCAGGTGAAGAGTGTCGATTATTACCGCCAACAAATTGATTTAGTCACCGTTGGCAGTGATGGCCTACCTAAAGGCTTAGGTAATTCTAGTCTTAACGATGACCGAGATGATATTTATCTATCTCGTGACCTTGAACCTAGCGATTTAGAAGCTTATGCTGATGATGAATAA
- a CDS encoding XisI protein: MNKLTRYREIIRQLIFEYAGHKPANGQIDTEAVIDSERDHYEVVHVGWDGVRRVHGSIVHIDIINHKVWIQYDGTSEPVAEALLAAGIPHEDIVLGFHPEELRQYTDFAIS, translated from the coding sequence ATGAATAAACTAACTCGCTATCGGGAAATTATTCGTCAATTAATATTTGAATATGCTGGTCACAAACCTGCTAATGGTCAAATAGATACAGAAGCAGTGATTGACTCAGAGCGAGACCATTACGAAGTTGTACACGTTGGTTGGGATGGGGTGCGGCGTGTGCATGGTTCGATAGTGCATATAGATATCATTAATCATAAAGTGTGGATTCAATATGATGGCACATCTGAGCCAGTGGCAGAAGCATTGTTAGCAGCAGGTATTCCACACGAAGATATTGTTTTGGGTTTCCATCCCGAAGAACTGCGGCAATATACAGATTTTGCCATATCTTGA
- a CDS encoding WD40 repeat domain-containing protein, whose translation MFIIDDIISELVAQGVQRVQDKAIRNETVLKILQKFGLQPDTPPNDCEGVYAYTLIEYGVGKPEVILKLFREAKIKEEFIQAFSQNPNANFLQTLDEYVAGYAIGDEIIQQNIDYQREVAEFARLFLEIAKRPRTATEILQDYRFDNLQTSLERLREDIHNQPSLAIIQAQNKQLLPPSSAVRETDLAKRLREWFDALGYKFETNEVLESEYFEWIINIPKRRGYDRIFIRGVEREASIHDVNAVKQGREKYKTDEGWVVAPRRVSKLARQEIAKDNDSGVYCYTLDELIEADADFSGYFEWLANQVTEKGIDKYYVPLACIKEEVDLVTKRRIGTSRYGKEDGWIDRYVNNWLADPVKEHLSILGEFGTGKTWFAFHYAWEALKKYHQAKEDGSPLPRIPLVIPLRDYAKAVTIESLFSEFFFRKHQIGLANYAAFEQLNRMGKLLLIFDGFDEMAARVDRQAMINNFWELAKVVVPGAKAILTCRTEHFPEALEGRRLLNAELKASTINLTGEPPQFEVLELEKLDDEQIRQVISFKTQPETVDYITQNQQLLDLARRPVMIDLIIEALPEIEAGKPLDISRVYLYAVRHKMERDIKSARTFTNMAQKLYFLCELSWEMLSTERMTLNYKEFPDRIRRCFSQEVQEQKDLDHWHYDMMGQTMLIRNADGDYYPAHRSLLEFFVAYKFARELGILADDFREIVNDLPYDQGLSDGGLTQTFGKNLLAKAVLDLMWPMLSASANGRLLEVVKTTKSKTETEVGYCGSNAVQLLIKGNRLALEKQDLSQTVLPGVDFSRVSLHSVDLTEANLHESVFARVLTNVFTVAFSPDGKVLATGEADGRVRLWNANTGKELSTFIGHEGGVNSVAWSGDNLTLASGSDDGTIKLWDVQTGEFRLSLASHKGGVNSVAWSGDNLTLASGSRDGTVKLWDLQTGKCRLTLTGHNGWVNSVAWSGDNLTLASGSRDGTVKLWDVQTGEFRLSLTGHESGVFSVAWSGDNLTLASGSDDGTIKLWDVQTGEFRLSLASH comes from the coding sequence ATGTTTATTATTGATGACATTATTAGTGAATTGGTTGCTCAGGGTGTTCAGCGTGTTCAAGATAAAGCTATTCGTAACGAAACAGTATTAAAAATACTGCAAAAATTTGGGTTGCAACCAGATACACCACCGAATGATTGTGAGGGTGTTTATGCTTATACTTTAATTGAATATGGTGTAGGTAAACCAGAAGTTATTTTAAAACTGTTTCGTGAAGCAAAAATTAAGGAAGAATTTATCCAAGCATTTAGCCAAAATCCAAATGCTAATTTTCTCCAAACTTTGGATGAATATGTTGCAGGTTACGCAATTGGCGACGAAATCATACAGCAGAATATTGATTATCAGCGAGAAGTGGCTGAATTTGCACGATTATTTTTGGAAATTGCTAAACGCCCCAGAACAGCAACGGAAATTTTACAAGACTATAGATTTGATAATTTACAAACTAGCTTAGAAAGGCTGCGCGAAGATATTCATAATCAGCCTAGTTTAGCTATAATTCAAGCACAAAATAAGCAATTATTACCACCGTCTTCAGCAGTGAGAGAGACGGATTTGGCTAAAAGGTTACGTGAATGGTTTGATGCGCTCGGTTATAAATTTGAAACAAATGAAGTTTTAGAAAGTGAATACTTTGAATGGATTATTAATATCCCGAAACGCCGGGGGTATGACCGGATTTTTATTCGCGGTGTGGAGAGAGAAGCAAGTATTCATGATGTGAATGCTGTTAAACAAGGAAGAGAAAAATATAAAACTGATGAAGGTTGGGTAGTTGCACCCCGGAGAGTTAGCAAGTTAGCCAGACAGGAAATTGCAAAAGATAATGATTCAGGAGTTTATTGTTATACATTAGATGAATTAATCGAAGCTGATGCTGATTTTAGTGGCTATTTTGAATGGTTAGCAAACCAGGTGACAGAAAAGGGAATAGATAAATATTATGTGCCTTTGGCTTGTATTAAAGAAGAAGTTGATTTAGTTACTAAGCGGCGCATTGGGACTAGCCGATATGGTAAAGAAGACGGTTGGATTGACCGCTATGTTAATAATTGGTTAGCTGACCCAGTTAAGGAACATTTATCAATTTTAGGGGAATTTGGTACAGGTAAAACTTGGTTTGCTTTCCATTACGCTTGGGAGGCTTTAAAAAAATATCATCAAGCTAAAGAAGATGGTTCACCTTTACCGCGTATTCCTTTAGTGATTCCTTTGCGGGATTATGCGAAAGCGGTAACAATTGAATCTCTATTTTCGGAGTTCTTTTTTCGGAAACATCAGATTGGTTTAGCAAATTATGCGGCTTTTGAGCAGCTAAACCGGATGGGGAAATTATTATTAATTTTTGATGGCTTTGACGAAATGGCTGCAAGGGTAGATCGTCAAGCCATGATTAATAATTTTTGGGAATTGGCTAAGGTGGTTGTTCCTGGTGCAAAGGCGATTTTAACTTGTCGCACCGAACACTTCCCGGAAGCTTTGGAAGGACGCAGGCTATTAAATGCTGAGTTAAAAGCTTCTACAATCAACTTAACTGGAGAACCGCCACAATTTGAGGTTTTAGAATTAGAAAAATTAGACGATGAGCAAATTCGACAAGTTATCAGTTTTAAAACTCAACCGGAAACCGTTGACTATATTACTCAAAATCAACAATTGTTAGATTTGGCGCGTCGTCCGGTGATGATTGATTTAATTATTGAAGCTTTACCGGAGATTGAAGCGGGAAAGCCTCTAGATATTTCCCGTGTTTATTTGTATGCAGTGCGTCACAAAATGGAACGTGATATTAAATCTGCACGTACTTTTACCAACATGGCACAGAAGTTATATTTCTTGTGTGAATTATCTTGGGAAATGCTCTCTACAGAAAGGATGACTCTCAATTATAAGGAGTTTCCTGACAGGATTCGCCGTTGTTTTAGTCAGGAAGTACAGGAACAAAAAGATTTAGACCATTGGCATTATGACATGATGGGTCAAACTATGTTGATTCGTAATGCTGATGGTGATTATTATCCTGCTCATCGGTCTTTGTTAGAGTTTTTTGTGGCTTATAAATTTGCGCGAGAATTGGGGATTTTAGCTGATGATTTTCGAGAAATTGTGAATGATCTGCCTTATGACCAAGGCCTTAGTGATGGCGGTTTAACTCAAACCTTTGGCAAAAATTTGTTAGCAAAAGCGGTGTTAGATTTAATGTGGCCGATGTTGTCAGCATCAGCTAATGGCCGTTTGTTAGAGGTGGTTAAAACCACTAAAAGCAAAACTGAAACAGAAGTTGGTTACTGTGGTAGCAATGCAGTGCAGTTACTGATTAAAGGTAATCGTTTGGCTTTAGAAAAACAGGATTTAAGTCAGACTGTGCTTCCTGGTGTGGATTTTAGTCGAGTGAGTCTGCACAGTGTGGATTTGACTGAAGCAAATTTACATGAATCGGTGTTTGCTAGGGTATTGACTAACGTTTTTACAGTGGCTTTTAGTCCTGATGGAAAAGTGTTGGCTACAGGGGAGGCAGATGGTAGGGTGAGGCTGTGGAATGCTAACACGGGAAAAGAGTTGTCAACCTTCATTGGTCATGAAGGTGGGGTTAACTCAGTCGCCTGGAGTGGGGATAATCTCACTTTAGCCAGTGGTAGTGATGATGGGACGATAAAACTGTGGGATGTGCAGACTGGGGAGTTTCGCCTGAGTTTGGCTAGTCATAAAGGTGGGGTTAACTCAGTCGCCTGGAGTGGGGATAATCTCACCTTAGCCAGTGGTAGTCGTGATGGGACAGTGAAGCTGTGGGATTTGCAGACTGGGAAGTGTCGCCTGACTTTGACTGGTCATAACGGTTGGGTTAACTCAGTCGCCTGGAGTGGGGATAATCTCACCTTAGCCAGTGGTAGTCGTGATGGGACGGTGAAGCTGTGGGATGTGCAGACTGGGGAGTTTCGCCTGAGTTTGACTGGTCATGAAAGTGGGGTTTTCTCAGTCGCCTGGAGTGGGGATAATCTCACTTTAGCCAGTGGTAGTGATGATGGGACGATAAAACTGTGGGATGTGCAGACTGGGGAGTTTCGCCTGAGTTTGGCTAGTCATA
- a CDS encoding flavin prenyltransferase UbiX: MSHHTKPLIIGVSGASGLIYAVRALKYLLAADYEIELVASKSSYMVWQAEQEIKMPAEPTQQEQFWREQAGVAVAGKLRCHPWSDVGANIASGSFRTLGMIIIPCSMSTVAKLAGGLSSDLLERAADVQIKEGRKLVIVPRETPFSLIHLRNLTTLAETGVRIVPAIPAWYHNPQTIEDLVDFVVARTLDQLEIDCIPIQRWQGHR; this comes from the coding sequence GTGTCACATCACACCAAGCCTTTAATCATTGGCGTATCAGGAGCATCTGGGCTAATTTATGCCGTTCGCGCTCTCAAGTATTTGCTTGCTGCTGACTATGAAATTGAATTAGTTGCCTCTAAATCAAGTTACATGGTTTGGCAAGCAGAACAGGAAATTAAAATGCCAGCCGAACCAACTCAACAAGAGCAATTCTGGCGCGAACAAGCAGGAGTAGCCGTTGCAGGCAAACTACGCTGTCATCCTTGGAGTGATGTGGGAGCCAATATCGCCAGTGGCTCCTTTCGCACTTTGGGGATGATCATCATCCCTTGTAGTATGAGTACAGTTGCCAAGCTTGCTGGTGGCTTGAGTTCCGACCTACTGGAACGAGCTGCCGATGTCCAAATCAAAGAAGGACGCAAACTAGTTATCGTTCCCCGTGAAACTCCTTTTAGCCTGATTCATCTGCGGAACTTAACAACCTTGGCAGAAACGGGGGTGAGAATTGTCCCAGCTATACCTGCTTGGTATCACAACCCGCAAACTATCGAGGATTTGGTAGATTTCGTTGTTGCCAGGACTTTAGATCAATTGGAGATTGACTGCATCCCCATTCAACGATGGCAAGGTCATCGTTAA
- the glnA gene encoding type I glutamate--ammonia ligase, protein MTTPQEVLKLIQDQNIQMIDLKFIDTPGTWQHLTVYHNQIDESSFTDGVPFDGSSIRGWKGIEESDMTMVLDPNTAWIDPFMAEPTLSIICSIKEPRTGEWYNRCPRVIAQKAVDYLVSTGIGDTTFFGPEAEFFIFDDVRFDQTANSGYYYVDSVEGRWNSGRQEGPNLGYKPRFKEGYFPVSPTDSFQDIRTEMLLTMAKCGVPIEKQHHEVATGGQCELGFRFGKLIEAADWLMTYKYVIKNVAKKYGKTVTFMPKPIFGDNGSGMHCHQSIWKDGKPLFAGDKYAGLSEMALHYIGGILKHAPALLGITNPTTNSYKRLVPGYEAPVNLAYSQGNRSASVRIPLSGTNPKAKRLEFRCPDATSNPYLAFAAMLCAGLDGIKNKIDPGEPLDKNIYELSPEELAKVPSTPGSLDKALAALENDHAFLTDTGVFTEDFIQNWIDYKLANEVEQMQLRPHPYEFYLYYDC, encoded by the coding sequence ATGACAACCCCACAAGAAGTCTTGAAATTGATCCAAGACCAAAACATTCAGATGATTGATCTGAAATTCATCGATACACCAGGAACATGGCAGCACTTAACCGTGTACCATAACCAAATCGATGAAAGTTCATTCACTGATGGCGTACCTTTCGACGGTTCCAGCATTCGGGGTTGGAAAGGTATCGAAGAATCAGACATGACAATGGTGTTAGATCCCAACACAGCTTGGATCGACCCATTCATGGCAGAGCCAACCTTAAGCATAATTTGTAGCATTAAGGAACCCCGTACAGGGGAATGGTACAACCGTTGTCCACGGGTTATTGCCCAAAAAGCTGTTGATTATCTAGTTTCTACTGGTATTGGTGATACCACTTTCTTTGGCCCTGAAGCTGAATTCTTCATTTTTGATGATGTCCGCTTTGACCAAACCGCCAACTCCGGCTACTACTATGTAGACTCTGTAGAAGGTCGTTGGAACTCTGGTAGACAAGAAGGCCCCAACTTGGGTTACAAACCACGCTTCAAAGAAGGTTATTTCCCAGTTTCGCCGACCGACAGTTTCCAAGACATTCGCACAGAAATGTTGCTGACAATGGCAAAATGTGGTGTCCCCATTGAAAAACAACACCACGAAGTGGCAACTGGTGGTCAGTGCGAACTCGGCTTCCGCTTTGGTAAGTTAATTGAAGCGGCTGACTGGCTGATGACTTACAAATATGTCATCAAAAACGTAGCTAAGAAATATGGCAAAACCGTTACCTTCATGCCAAAACCAATTTTTGGCGATAACGGTTCCGGTATGCACTGTCACCAGTCCATTTGGAAAGATGGCAAGCCTCTATTTGCTGGCGATAAGTATGCTGGTTTAAGTGAAATGGCACTACATTACATTGGTGGCATTCTCAAACACGCACCAGCACTATTGGGTATCACCAACCCCACCACAAACTCCTACAAACGTCTCGTACCAGGTTACGAAGCACCTGTTAACTTGGCTTACTCCCAAGGTAATCGTTCTGCTTCTGTGCGGATTCCTCTCTCTGGCACTAACCCCAAAGCAAAACGCCTAGAGTTCCGTTGTCCAGACGCTACTTCTAACCCTTACTTGGCATTTGCGGCTATGCTTTGTGCTGGCTTGGATGGTATCAAGAACAAAATTGATCCAGGTGAGCCTTTAGATAAGAACATTTATGAACTGTCTCCAGAAGAGTTGGCAAAAGTTCCTTCTACCCCAGGTTCTCTAGATAAAGCATTAGCAGCCCTAGAGAATGACCACGCCTTCTTGACCGACACAGGCGTGTTCACAGAAGACTTTATCCAAAACTGGATTGACTACAAACTGGCTAATGAAGTTGAGCAGATGCAGTTACGTCCTCATCCTTATGAGTTCTATCTCTACTACGACTGCTAA
- a CDS encoding LapA family protein translates to MAVLRLILLVAILGGLTLLLVQNWSPAISLVFLGVRTQPLPLAMWILFITTAGALTSVLITTLFKLSSYFVGQPQPAPKSRVTPRRVTTPRREEPQSQPYTPPSSSRSNQEADSEEFDDWETSNNNDDWDFAEKSEPAPPPRAKTQPERNFEPEERQAEPKTASKFGSTYSYSYREPKNTAAGKTESVYDADYRVIIPPYKQPEDEPKNTNDDDDWSFFEDDEFGDEDKPRK, encoded by the coding sequence ATGGCTGTACTTCGCTTAATTTTATTAGTGGCAATACTAGGAGGACTAACACTTTTGTTAGTGCAGAACTGGTCGCCTGCCATATCGTTAGTATTTTTGGGGGTGCGTACTCAACCATTACCCCTAGCGATGTGGATATTATTCATTACTACTGCGGGTGCGTTGACATCTGTATTGATTACTACTTTATTTAAATTATCAAGTTATTTTGTAGGACAACCGCAACCAGCCCCCAAATCACGAGTTACTCCTAGACGTGTCACCACACCGCGTAGAGAAGAACCTCAATCTCAACCTTATACTCCGCCATCATCCTCTAGGTCAAATCAGGAGGCTGACAGTGAAGAATTTGATGATTGGGAAACTAGCAATAATAACGATGATTGGGATTTTGCGGAAAAGTCAGAACCAGCACCTCCCCCTAGAGCAAAAACCCAGCCAGAACGCAATTTTGAACCAGAAGAACGCCAGGCAGAGCCTAAAACTGCTTCTAAGTTTGGTTCAACCTACTCTTACAGCTACCGCGAACCAAAAAATACGGCGGCAGGCAAAACAGAATCAGTTTATGATGCTGACTACCGCGTGATTATTCCCCCCTACAAACAGCCTGAAGACGAACCCAAAAATACTAATGATGACGATGACTGGTCATTTTTTGAGGATGATGAATTTGGGGATGAAGACAAACCACGGAAATGA
- the apcB gene encoding allophycocyanin subunit beta, translated as MRDAVTTLIKNYDVAGRYFDRNAIDSLKSYFESGTARVQAAAAINSNAAAIVKQAGSKLFEELPELIRPGGNAYTTRRYAACLRDMDYYLRYATYALVAGNTNVLDERVLQGLRETYNSLGVPIGPTVRGVQIMKDIVKEQVAAAGVANAAFVEEPFDHITRELSEQDV; from the coding sequence ATGCGCGATGCAGTTACAACTTTAATTAAGAATTATGACGTAGCTGGCCGTTATTTTGACCGGAATGCGATCGACAGTCTGAAATCTTATTTTGAAAGTGGTACAGCACGGGTACAAGCGGCGGCTGCTATCAATTCAAATGCGGCTGCAATTGTCAAGCAGGCTGGTTCTAAATTATTTGAAGAATTACCAGAATTGATTCGTCCCGGTGGAAATGCCTATACAACTCGTCGTTATGCGGCTTGTTTACGCGATATGGACTATTACCTCCGCTACGCTACTTATGCGCTAGTTGCAGGTAATACCAATGTGTTGGATGAGCGTGTATTACAAGGCTTGAGAGAAACTTACAATTCTTTAGGTGTACCTATTGGGCCGACAGTTCGCGGTGTGCAAATCATGAAGGATATCGTCAAAGAACAAGTAGCAGCAGCAGGTGTAGCTAATGCGGCTTTTGTTGAAGAGCCATTTGACCATATCACCCGTGAGTTAAGTGAACAGGATGTTTAA
- a CDS encoding ferritin-like domain-containing protein has protein sequence MTVTYPRKFQDNLGARDILKRVVGDRELHLITLNRYRYNEQRSCKDLTEVIEKLNGQPRELIKDLSHHIADEARHAMWLTDLLIDLGADIGTPPGISYIDEFEKLIDQSSYDEAGTLEDGIIAPLAAINVTEKRGCEYFSAHIYALKQAPQTEENIKIRETIEKILPEEAGHVRWGNRWLGKIADKSPEHRQKVEQAKRKYAAIEQAAYESGMDITLGAELRRVTRLVEVANTMPLWERPQYLMERLPQALLAPELQFTRIQAAQKAWQRNPQEFMEKFVPMFINGIKKSEIETEKH, from the coding sequence ATGACAGTTACTTATCCACGGAAATTTCAGGATAATCTAGGTGCGAGAGATATCTTAAAGCGAGTAGTTGGCGATCGCGAATTACACCTGATAACCCTAAATCGCTACCGTTACAACGAACAGCGCAGTTGCAAAGACTTAACAGAAGTAATTGAAAAACTCAACGGACAGCCACGAGAACTGATCAAGGATTTATCGCATCACATTGCAGATGAAGCGCGTCATGCTATGTGGTTAACCGATTTATTAATAGACCTGGGAGCCGATATCGGTACGCCCCCAGGAATTTCTTATATTGATGAATTTGAAAAGCTTATAGACCAATCTTCTTATGATGAAGCAGGGACACTAGAAGATGGTATTATTGCTCCCCTAGCAGCAATTAACGTGACCGAAAAACGCGGCTGTGAGTATTTCTCCGCCCACATTTATGCCCTCAAGCAAGCACCACAGACCGAAGAAAACATCAAAATCCGCGAAACCATCGAAAAAATTCTACCAGAAGAAGCCGGACACGTCCGTTGGGGAAACCGTTGGTTAGGCAAAATAGCTGATAAAAGTCCAGAACATCGGCAAAAAGTCGAGCAAGCCAAGCGTAAATATGCAGCAATAGAACAAGCTGCTTATGAGTCAGGGATGGATATTACCCTGGGTGCAGAACTTCGACGTGTAACAAGGCTGGTGGAAGTAGCCAATACGATGCCACTCTGGGAACGTCCCCAATACTTGATGGAACGCTTACCCCAAGCTTTACTCGCCCCTGAATTGCAATTTACCAGAATTCAAGCAGCACAAAAAGCTTGGCAGCGTAACCCACAAGAATTTATGGAAAAGTTTGTGCCAATGTTCATCAACGGCATCAAAAAGAGCGAGATAGAAACAGAGAAACATTAG